The following proteins are encoded in a genomic region of Coffea eugenioides isolate CCC68of chromosome 6, Ceug_1.0, whole genome shotgun sequence:
- the LOC113773662 gene encoding UPF0057 membrane protein At4g30650-like, translated as MASRCEVFLEILIAIFIPPLGVCLRDGCCSCEFFICLVLTLLGYIPGIIYAVYAIVVRGSHPDDQWRPLTA; from the exons ATGGCATCTAGATGTGAAGTCTTCTTAGAGATCCTCATCGCAATATTTATCCCACCACTCGGAGTTTGCCTAAGAGATGGCTGCTGCAGT TGCGAGTTCTTCATATGCTTGGTACTGACGCTTTTAGGTTACATTCCGGGCATTATCTACGCTGTCTACGCCATAGTGGTTAGAGGCTCCCACCCGGACGATCAATGGCGTCCTCTCACTGCATAG
- the LOC113774499 gene encoding uncharacterized protein LOC113774499 yields the protein MEFKYRAVDEPPPPPPPQPYYRHPTASSSGYSYFTEQAIRAGYRIPSSGRANEYFNSGPGWANGCFNADFGQVNEYIRNRLDVREAIQRELEKERIREEIIAAERQALEAEVRREMMMERELAIRARRGRVDAFDRFLFPFGGAMEFQPRDVLFLHNKGQSLEERIAMSLEERLGMRERHETGRLGMVPLQHGSIEPKIKEFMSSPADVKKDKIVILAKPDASLLGAKRKAVPPEEEGAGDLSGGVSKKKVEEEWSCALCQVSATSERGLNDHIQGKKHKSKEAALRAQRNGNNIGIGTFPKKDIKPSVEVAHKISSEMGLKSRGELSQFNQTRESSLQINSSTERTKENNVSISEESDKTDNTRKKNLGVQKAPNKGQKKKKICTFWCEMCQVGAYNESVMEAHRKGKKHMTRLQEADEATIGDNINNEDADGAVLGR from the exons ATGGAATTCAAATATAGAGCTGTGGATGAACCACCGCCACCTCCGCCGCCGCAGCCGTATTACAGACACCCGACGGCGTCGTCCTCGGGCTACAGTTACTTCACTGAACAAGCCATCAGAg CGGGCTATAGAATTCCAAGCTCTGGAAGGGCCAATGAGTATTTCAATTCTGGCCCTGGATGGGCCAATGGTTGTTTTAATGCGGATTTTGGACAAGTAAATGAGTACATTAGGAATCGACTCGATGTCCGTGAGGCAATTCAGAGAGAACTTGAGAAGGAGCGGATTAGGGAAGAAATCATTGCGGCGGAGAGACAAGCACTGGAGGCTGAAGTAAGGAGGGAGATGATGATGGAGAGAGAATTAGCCATTCGGGCCAGAAGAGGGCGAGTTGATGCATTTGATAGGTTTTTGTTTCCATTTGGAGGTGCGATGGAGTTTCAGCCTAGAGATGTTTTGTTTCTGCATAATAAAGGGCAGTCGTTAGAGGAGAGAATTGCAATGTCCCTAGAAGAGAGGCTAGGAATGAGGGAGAGACATGAGACTGGGAGACTTGGGATGGTGCCGCTTCAGCATGGAAGCATAGAGCCAAAGATTAAAGAGTTTATGTCATCTCCAGCAGACGTTAAAAAAGACAAAATTGTTATACTG GCTAAACCTGATGCATCACTTTTGGGAGCAAAGCGGAAAGCTGTTCCACCGGAAGAAGAGGGTGCAGGTGACCTCTCAGGTGGAGTTTCAAAGAAGAAAGTGGAGGAGGAATGGAGTTGTGCGCTTTGTCAGGTTAGTGCCACAAGTGAGCGGGGCCTGAATGATCACATCCAAGGAAAGAAACACAAGTCCAAAGAAGCTGCTTTGAGGGCGCAGAGGAATGGTAATAATATTGGCATCGGCACATTCCCCAAGAAAGACATCAAGCCTTCAGTGGAAGTTGCTCATAAGATCAGCTCAGAGATGGGACTGAAATCAAGGGGAGAACTGTCGCAGTTTAATCAAACTAGGGAATCTTCGCTTCAGATTAATTCAAGTACAGAACggacaaaagaaaataatgtGTCAATTTCGGAAGAAAGTGATAAGACAGACAATACAAGGAAGAAAAACTTGGGAGTTCAGAAAGCCCCCAACAAAgggcaaaagaagaagaaaatatgCACATTTTGGTGTGAGATGTGCCAAGTAGGAGCCTACAATGAAAGTGTGATGGAAGCACATAGAAAGGGGAAGAAGCATATGACCCGGCTTCAAGAAGCTGACGAAGCTACCATAGGAGATAATATAAATAATGAAGATGCTGATGGGGCTGTGTTAGGAAGATGA
- the LOC113774500 gene encoding uncharacterized protein LOC113774500: protein MSKKAKRVAGETSLPPYGGGGIYEDPKTRLKHQALLQDYQDLQKDTDDLRNKFDAAKQRKLRLMAEVRFLRRRHKYLLKMKLSNRLQEPPLNVEKQHNLNGKGRISQKRETALFKLPPLPKPKPKGKTHSGKEAAMRNITPILDLNRRQTLDSGKEANLRSSTPVSELNLRKRIASGTEALVPNSEAAINLNKIQKMQVANDVTAFASRRQLFDLNQDTSLINGTSLGDKEATICSRAPTFDLNEISTEEEEPQNNYEPSNGESKVGSMRGGNEEQSNDLKLSVCRNVGEGSSRIGKRKISWQDPVALRV, encoded by the exons ATGTCTAAGAAGGCGAAAAGGGTTGCAGGAGAAACATCCCTTCCTCCATATGGTGGTGGTGGTATCTATGAGGACCCCAAGACCAGGCTGAAACATCAGGCTCTCTTGCAGGACTATCAGGACTTGCAGAAG GATACAGATGACCTGAGAAACAAATTTGACGCTGCAAAACAAAGGAAGCTGAGATTAATGGCTGAAGTTCg GTTTTTACGACGGAGACACAAGTATCTATTGAAGATGAAGTTGTCGAACCGCTTGCAAGAACCGCCATTGAATGTAGAGAAGCAACACAACTTGAATGGTAAGGGTCGCATTTCGCAGAAGAGGGAAACTGCTTTGTTTAAGTTGCCTCCTCttccaaaacccaaacccaaagGAAAGACGCACTCTGGGAAGGAAGCCGCTATGAGAAATATCACTCCAATACTTGATTTGAACCGTAGGCAGACATTAGATAGTGGAAAGGAAGCTAACCTTCGTAGTTCAACTCCAGTTTCAGAGTTGAACCTCAGAAAAAGGATAGCCAGTGGCACAGAAGCTTTAGTTCCAAACTCGGAAGCAGCAATCAACTTgaacaaaatccaaaaaatgCAGGTGGCAAATGATGTTACTGCCTTTGCAAGCAGAAGACAGCTATTTGATTTGAATCAGGATACCAGTCTTATTAATGGCACTAGTCTTGGTGATAAAGAAGCTACAATTTGTAGTCGAGCTCCAACCTTTGACTTGAATGAGATATCG ACCGAGGAAGAAGAACCACAGAATAATTACGAACCTTCAAATGGGGAGAGTAAGGTAGGTTCGATGAGAGGTGGAAATGAAGAGCAGTCTAATGACCTCAAGTTATCTGTGTGTAGAAATGTTGGGGAAGGTTCATCTCGAATTGGGAAGCGAAAAATCTCGTGGCAAGACCCTGTTGCTTTGAGGGTTTGA
- the LOC113776106 gene encoding nucleoid-associated protein At2g24020, chloroplastic-like, translating into MASMAALTSQFSSPPDFTKPMLSSSSLYKINTETNVISTWNLSQTGSQKKPQRKLQICGLFGGKKDSNEKGDDAPSKAGILGNMQNLYETVKKAQMVVQVEAVRVQKELAAAEFDGYCEGELVKVTLSGNQHPVRTEITEAAMELGPEKLGLLITEAYKDAHQKSVLAMKDRMSDLAQSLGMPPGLSEGLKQ; encoded by the exons ATGGCTTCAATGGCTGCCCTCACTTCTCAATTCTCTTCTCCTCCAGACTTCACAAAGCCTATGCTTTCCTCATCTTCCTTAT ACAAAATAAACACAGAAACAAATGTTATTAGCACGTGGAACTTATCTCAGACTGGCTCTCAGAAGAAACCTCAAAGAAAACTTCAAATTTGTGGTCTGTTTGGAGGAAAAAAGGACAGTAATGAGAAGGGTGATGATGCTCCATCAAAG GCAGGAATTCTAGGAAACATGCAAAATTTGTATGAGACTGTGAAGAAGGCCCAAATGGTTGTTCAAGTTGAAGCAGTACGTGTGCAGAAAGAACTTGCAGc AGCAGAATTTGATGGTTATTGTGAGGGTGAGCTTGTGAAG gTAACTTTATCAGGAAACCAGCATCCTGTACGCACTGAAATCACAGAGGCTGCAATGGAGTTAGGACCCGAA AAACTTGGTCTTTTGATTACTGAGGCATATAAAGATGCGCATCAGAAGAGTGTGTTG GCCATGAAGGATAGGATGAGTGATCTTGCTCAGAGCTTGGGCATGCCACCAGGTCTCAGTGAGGGGCTGAAGCAATAA